The following are from one region of the Thermococcus cleftensis genome:
- the thpR gene encoding RNA 2',3'-cyclic phosphodiesterase, producing MRAFIAIEVSDEVRDNLLKAQERIGSKSAKIKFVERENFHVTLKFLGEIDEITAEEVKRALEEIAKKHKKHRVRVKGIGVFPNPNYVRVIWAGIENDEGIKAIARDVEREMRRLGFKKEKDFVAHITIGRVKFVRDKLELAMALKDLANEDFGEFDVEAIELKKSTLTPKGPIYETVARFELAE from the coding sequence ATGAGGGCGTTCATAGCCATTGAGGTCAGCGACGAGGTTCGAGATAACCTGCTAAAGGCCCAGGAGAGGATAGGGAGCAAGTCGGCAAAGATAAAGTTCGTCGAGAGGGAGAACTTCCACGTCACGCTCAAGTTCCTCGGGGAGATTGACGAAATAACAGCGGAGGAGGTCAAGAGAGCCCTGGAGGAAATAGCGAAGAAGCACAAGAAGCACCGCGTTAGGGTGAAGGGGATAGGGGTCTTCCCGAACCCGAACTACGTGAGGGTGATATGGGCCGGAATAGAGAACGACGAGGGCATAAAGGCCATCGCCAGGGACGTCGAAAGGGAGATGAGAAGGTTAGGCTTCAAGAAGGAAAAGGACTTCGTGGCCCACATAACCATCGGCCGCGTCAAGTTCGTGCGCGATAAACTCGAGCTGGCGATGGCACTGAAAGATTTGGCCAACGAGGACTTCGGCGAGTTCGATGTCGAAGCCATAGAGCTGAAGAAGAGCACGCTCACTCCCAAGGGCCCGATCTACGAGACCGTCGCGAGGTTCGAGCTGGCGGAGTGA
- a CDS encoding ATP-binding protein, translating to MEDLVVLQNPWWADPDAIYEDERVKKALSRKPRIGYRFEPANKVLIGPRQVGKTTYMKLSIANLIESGVSSRNILYFSCDLLRDYREMVSVVRSFLRSTKGPVYVFLDEVTFVEGWERSVKFLLDSPLASRMVLQVTGSTSAGLKRESFPGRDIKVEEFLPLDFKTVSLIFEPRLRNLKLPHELPKTGREFYENALELYPHLEVLSGALDFYLSSGGYPRSIYELLEGGITPETYEMIYNATILDVAKLGRSERIALSMILGLLRRYGDRITLNSLAKELEIGSHVTVRDYLELFEGLFIGRNYFQVKLHDFAPMFRKERKFYFTDPLLIHTFRRLFGRGPETDRIIEGVVGEHLKRLYPTYFLSGSREVDFITPGFGVEVKWRNRVRPSDFPRVGIREKILLSKDRLEFIEGKNLAIIPVSLFLFQLHSASSNLATVS from the coding sequence ATGGAAGACCTGGTCGTTCTACAGAACCCCTGGTGGGCCGATCCCGATGCGATATACGAAGACGAGAGGGTTAAAAAAGCCCTTTCCCGGAAACCGAGGATAGGCTACCGTTTTGAGCCGGCCAACAAGGTTCTGATAGGCCCGAGGCAGGTTGGTAAGACCACCTACATGAAGCTCTCCATAGCGAACCTCATAGAATCGGGGGTGAGTTCGAGGAACATCCTCTACTTCTCGTGCGACCTCCTGAGGGACTACCGCGAGATGGTCTCGGTTGTCAGGTCCTTTCTCCGGAGCACGAAGGGGCCGGTTTACGTTTTCCTCGATGAGGTCACCTTCGTCGAGGGCTGGGAGAGGTCGGTTAAGTTCCTTCTCGATTCCCCCCTTGCATCGAGGATGGTTCTCCAGGTCACGGGCTCAACTTCTGCTGGCCTCAAAAGGGAGAGCTTTCCCGGAAGGGACATAAAAGTTGAGGAGTTCCTTCCGCTGGACTTCAAGACCGTTTCTCTGATCTTTGAACCAAGACTGAGGAACCTCAAACTCCCCCACGAGCTTCCAAAGACGGGCCGGGAGTTCTATGAAAACGCCCTTGAGCTCTACCCCCATCTTGAAGTTCTAAGCGGGGCACTCGACTTTTATCTCTCCTCCGGGGGCTATCCGAGGTCAATCTACGAACTGCTGGAAGGGGGTATAACCCCGGAGACCTATGAAATGATCTACAACGCAACGATCCTCGACGTTGCCAAACTGGGGAGGAGCGAGAGAATAGCCCTCTCGATGATACTGGGCCTCCTGCGCCGCTATGGGGACAGGATAACCCTCAACTCCCTTGCTAAAGAGCTTGAGATAGGCTCCCACGTCACGGTGAGGGACTACCTTGAACTCTTCGAGGGGCTCTTCATCGGACGAAACTACTTCCAGGTCAAACTCCACGACTTTGCTCCCATGTTTAGAAAAGAGCGCAAATTCTACTTTACTGATCCCCTTTTGATCCATACCTTCAGAAGGCTCTTTGGAAGGGGACCTGAGACCGACAGGATAATTGAGGGGGTTGTGGGTGAACACCTGAAGCGTCTCTATCCCACTTACTTCCTCAGCGGTTCCAGGGAGGTTGATTTCATAACCCCCGGCTTTGGAGTTGAGGTGAAGTGGAGGAATAGGGTTAGGCCCTCGGACTTTCCAAGGGTCGGGATAAGGGAGAAGATACTCCTCTCAAAGGATAGACTGGAGTTTATTGAGGGAAAAAACCTTGCCATAATCCCGGTTTCCCTCTTCCTCTTCCAGCTTCACTCCGCCAGCTCGAACCTCGCGACGGTCTCGTAG
- the cca gene encoding CCA tRNA nucleotidyltransferase — protein MSLDDAIETVLQKVLRRIRPTEEERAFVEGLMRELEEIARETIEDLGLDVKPYFVGSLAKDTYLAGDHDVDLFLAFPLDTPLEELREEGLRLGKAIAERLDSHEVAYAEHPYVRATYRGVKVDLVPCYDVESWRDVRTAVDRSILHTKWVNEHLNGRNDDVRLLKRFLKGINAYGSEVYVRGFSGYLAEILVIKYGSFLKVLENSDFILRQKVIDPAGWLRREPEPAMKTVKRETEEDKPLIVIDPVDPRRNVAANLSWEKYGRFYFKAHQFLENPSEEFFFPETRKSGSYLAELRRKGTHLVTLVFKVQELVDDLLLPQLERSARGFERALSREGFNVLGWNVGRSSGKAFIMLEVDRRERERVKIKPGPEFFTERGWDFYRKNGKVWLIGKRLYAEKRVKESILEVIEELLKKNAVALGKGIRENVKRAEIVLDYVPKELEDEAYLFLAREKWSLKEQ, from the coding sequence ATGAGCCTTGATGACGCCATCGAAACCGTTCTTCAAAAAGTCCTCCGGAGGATACGCCCCACCGAGGAGGAGAGGGCCTTCGTTGAGGGGCTGATGAGGGAGCTGGAAGAGATTGCAAGGGAAACCATCGAAGACCTCGGCCTCGACGTTAAGCCCTACTTCGTTGGCTCCCTCGCGAAGGATACCTATTTAGCTGGAGACCACGACGTTGACCTCTTTCTTGCTTTTCCCCTCGATACCCCCCTGGAAGAGCTCCGCGAGGAAGGTCTAAGGCTCGGGAAGGCGATAGCGGAGAGGCTAGATTCCCATGAGGTGGCCTACGCCGAGCACCCATACGTGAGGGCAACATACAGGGGGGTAAAGGTTGATCTGGTCCCCTGCTACGACGTGGAAAGCTGGAGGGACGTGAGAACCGCCGTAGACCGCTCGATACTCCACACGAAGTGGGTGAATGAGCACCTCAACGGGAGAAACGACGATGTAAGGCTCCTCAAGCGTTTCCTGAAGGGGATCAACGCCTACGGGAGCGAGGTTTACGTGCGCGGCTTCTCAGGCTACCTGGCGGAGATACTGGTCATAAAGTACGGCTCCTTCCTCAAAGTCCTCGAAAACTCCGACTTCATCCTGAGGCAGAAGGTTATTGACCCCGCTGGCTGGCTGAGGAGAGAACCGGAGCCCGCCATGAAGACCGTCAAGCGGGAAACGGAAGAGGACAAGCCCCTCATAGTGATAGACCCCGTTGATCCAAGGAGGAACGTGGCGGCAAATCTGAGCTGGGAGAAGTACGGGAGGTTTTACTTCAAGGCTCATCAGTTCCTGGAAAACCCCTCCGAGGAGTTCTTCTTCCCAGAGACGAGGAAAAGCGGAAGCTACCTCGCGGAGCTGAGGAGGAAGGGGACGCACCTAGTGACGCTGGTCTTTAAAGTCCAGGAGCTCGTTGATGACCTGCTTCTCCCCCAGCTGGAGAGGAGCGCGCGGGGCTTCGAGAGGGCCCTTTCAAGGGAAGGCTTCAACGTCCTCGGCTGGAACGTCGGGCGTTCCTCGGGGAAGGCGTTCATAATGCTGGAAGTGGACCGCAGAGAAAGGGAGAGGGTGAAGATAAAGCCTGGACCAGAGTTTTTCACCGAGAGGGGCTGGGACTTCTACAGGAAGAACGGGAAGGTGTGGCTCATCGGCAAAAGGCTCTACGCTGAGAAGAGGGTGAAGGAGAGCATCCTGGAAGTTATCGAGGAGCTCCTCAAAAAGAACGCCGTGGCCCTGGGAAAGGGGATACGGGAGAATGTGAAGAGAGCGGAGATAGTGCTAGACTACGTTCCCAAGGAGCTGGAGGACGAGGCCTACCTCTTCCTGGCCAGAGAGAAGTGGAGCCTGAAGGAGCAGTAG
- a CDS encoding glycoside hydrolase, with amino-acid sequence MLMKYAHHFHAYQPGDIVHVKDGDGSRPIEYEERRSPVAIRIRGEEVRGENWTRAMLYSYEHIADTLSRMEGVSIDIEPFTFLMLLRYRRRAFEDTVELLQRFDAVPTTPFHPIVPHLDEFEQRILARVSFDFYAPLIGKKPVIGYWLPEAVITRKTAEIVESSTDRRLVFLLDERQLLYDFPQAKHSCNRYSSSFVFGREWSLSDAFAFNTLDVPGLVERTLSYRDDHKENLGVPYLVFTASDLESLLGNPEQLDRFTAWMDGLKGRGVERVSAMEFVAKKLSGEFRRLDGECSFEMPVKDYSSWSDYFDLSLDGKTSDSRWLGYRRADGRVFAREARGKGISQLWKVAFTRLFEELNRTVRLGVLKGLAELNALSEEFLVRYARVFFRDYYDHFGLETSMDYVLEPANGDEKALRLGRIYYLMLLANHSCPRFWENLDTRVAFGNISTMAKALIELMRYFDGSELQGFFIEAYLKLLNFDKLYHLWNLSAMPPLEGWETSWRAWEEALKPEVPNSGYNVVTRAALYVGKRDLRGELRNLIGHYNLDWAVADTGHIPGEVHGDWENREWCEHRL; translated from the coding sequence ATGCTGATGAAGTACGCCCACCACTTCCACGCCTACCAGCCGGGTGACATCGTCCACGTCAAAGACGGCGACGGGAGCAGGCCCATCGAGTACGAGGAGAGGAGAAGCCCCGTTGCCATAAGAATCCGCGGGGAAGAAGTCAGGGGCGAGAACTGGACGAGGGCGATGCTCTACTCCTACGAGCACATAGCCGACACCCTGTCGCGAATGGAGGGGGTGAGCATAGACATCGAGCCCTTCACCTTCCTAATGCTCCTCCGCTACCGCAGGCGGGCCTTTGAAGATACGGTTGAACTTCTCCAGAGGTTTGACGCCGTCCCAACGACACCTTTCCACCCCATAGTTCCTCACCTCGACGAGTTCGAGCAGAGGATTCTCGCGAGGGTCTCCTTCGACTTCTATGCCCCTCTCATCGGAAAAAAGCCGGTGATAGGCTACTGGCTCCCCGAGGCCGTGATAACCAGAAAAACGGCTGAAATCGTTGAGTCCTCGACCGACCGAAGGCTCGTCTTCCTCCTCGACGAGAGGCAGCTCCTCTACGACTTCCCGCAGGCGAAGCACTCCTGCAACCGCTATTCAAGCTCCTTCGTCTTCGGAAGGGAGTGGTCTTTAAGTGATGCCTTCGCCTTCAACACACTCGACGTTCCCGGCCTGGTCGAGAGAACCCTCTCCTACCGCGACGACCACAAGGAGAACCTCGGCGTCCCTTACCTGGTATTCACGGCCAGCGACCTTGAGAGTCTCCTGGGGAATCCAGAACAGCTCGACCGCTTCACCGCCTGGATGGACGGGCTTAAGGGAAGGGGCGTTGAGAGGGTTTCGGCGATGGAGTTCGTGGCCAAGAAGCTCTCCGGCGAATTCAGGCGCCTCGATGGAGAGTGTTCCTTCGAGATGCCCGTCAAGGACTATTCCAGCTGGAGCGACTACTTCGATTTAAGCCTCGACGGCAAGACGAGCGATTCGAGATGGCTCGGTTACAGGAGAGCAGATGGAAGGGTATTCGCGAGGGAGGCGAGGGGGAAGGGAATTTCCCAGCTCTGGAAGGTGGCCTTCACGAGGCTCTTCGAGGAACTGAACAGGACAGTCCGCCTCGGCGTTTTAAAGGGCCTTGCTGAGCTCAACGCCCTCTCTGAAGAGTTCCTGGTGAGGTACGCGAGGGTCTTCTTCAGGGACTACTACGACCACTTCGGCCTGGAGACTTCCATGGATTACGTCCTTGAGCCCGCGAACGGCGATGAAAAGGCCCTCAGACTCGGGAGGATTTATTACCTCATGCTCCTCGCCAACCACTCCTGCCCTCGCTTCTGGGAGAACCTTGACACGCGCGTGGCCTTTGGCAACATCTCCACCATGGCGAAGGCCCTCATCGAGCTGATGCGCTACTTCGACGGGAGCGAGCTCCAGGGGTTCTTCATCGAGGCCTACCTCAAGCTCCTTAACTTCGATAAGCTGTACCACCTCTGGAACCTCTCCGCGATGCCCCCGCTGGAGGGCTGGGAGACGAGCTGGAGGGCGTGGGAGGAAGCGCTTAAGCCCGAGGTTCCCAACAGCGGCTACAACGTCGTGACGAGGGCGGCCCTTTACGTCGGAAAGCGCGACCTGAGGGGAGAGCTGAGGAATCTGATAGGGCATTACAACCTCGACTGGGCCGTCGCGGACACCGGTCACATACCGGGCGAGGTTCACGGGGACTGGGAGAACCGAGAGTGGTGTGAGCACAGGTTATGA
- a CDS encoding DMT family transporter → MNRSELILLGITAIWGFTFPAMKVSLAYLPPILFLAYRFGIASLLMLLIFRERVLKRETFKEGFILGATLFFGHGFQIVGLKYTTASNSAFITSLYVVFTPFIAYFLLREGLKLRDAASLAIALTGLYLISGASPDFNYGDMLTVLCALSFAFQIVLVQRFGEKDYLSLAFWQITWNFVFSLAFALVAEPFTLPTDPMPWAGILYTSVFATVIAFTLQVKHQRNTRAHKAALIYSAEPIFGHVAAFLTIGEVLSSRGYLGAALIMAGIWNEIRKG, encoded by the coding sequence ATGAACCGCTCCGAGCTGATACTCCTCGGCATCACTGCTATATGGGGCTTCACTTTCCCCGCCATGAAGGTTAGCCTTGCCTACCTGCCTCCGATACTCTTTCTGGCGTACCGCTTCGGCATAGCCTCGCTCCTAATGCTGCTGATTTTCCGCGAAAGGGTCCTTAAGAGGGAGACCTTTAAGGAGGGCTTCATCCTGGGGGCGACCCTCTTCTTCGGCCACGGCTTCCAGATAGTCGGGCTGAAGTACACCACCGCCTCGAACTCCGCCTTCATAACCTCGCTCTACGTCGTCTTCACGCCCTTCATAGCCTACTTCCTGCTGAGGGAGGGGCTCAAGCTTAGAGATGCTGCTTCACTCGCGATAGCCCTCACCGGCCTCTACCTCATCTCCGGGGCGAGCCCGGACTTCAACTACGGCGACATGCTCACCGTCCTGTGTGCCCTGAGCTTTGCCTTCCAGATAGTGCTCGTCCAGCGCTTTGGGGAGAAGGACTACCTCAGCCTGGCCTTCTGGCAGATAACGTGGAACTTCGTCTTTTCGCTGGCCTTTGCGCTCGTCGCCGAGCCCTTCACCCTCCCGACCGACCCGATGCCATGGGCCGGAATCCTGTACACCTCGGTCTTCGCGACGGTGATAGCCTTCACGCTCCAGGTGAAGCACCAGAGGAACACGAGGGCACACAAGGCGGCACTTATTTACTCGGCCGAGCCGATATTCGGCCACGTTGCGGCGTTTCTAACCATAGGGGAGGTCCTGAGTTCCCGGGGCTACCTCGGGGCGGCGCTGATAATGGCGGGGATATGGAACGAGATTAGAAAAGGGTAA
- a CDS encoding COG1470 family protein, whose amino-acid sequence MEWSRVPLIPLLLLLLLAPGVAGYIGVSGDFYSHTYYVPIGGTVTGSTVVISNPSNETIHVRMTYQVTPQTDLLTVEFSENEFILQPGERKVVYVTLKAAPNCPPGNYTVTVGGEEIKQVGNVSVATPSGALKATVIVTGEGARVTITTVDVTGNVVPVDLVLLSMPSKYPIKRTDTGKLEAIVAPGKYRAEAYLAGQLLNATEFEIGPNEEKEVRLVVKTVYFVAFDVVPAKNSEGRIGYAYVVATVRNLFKPLKDAEVVLRVSYNGKPVENVSVSKMPLLPLNDTEFKYNYVPIEGWKPGKYEFQMLLYSSGKLYAKTEIKTLEVTAEMAGVSMGQASPSQAEEEKTNVYLYIGLGALILVVLALLAFRKKSPIKVTTAEIRDGKLTVRVENTSSREAMLLRLRILALPSKVEITDIRKPKLVGGGKKLAGKSIGTIEVPDDDGSIRDAMESGGILVRVETNIGVGEAKFKT is encoded by the coding sequence ATGGAATGGAGCAGGGTACCCTTGATTCCACTCCTGCTGTTGTTACTTCTAGCACCTGGAGTTGCAGGTTACATCGGTGTTTCCGGTGATTTCTATTCGCACACGTATTACGTGCCGATTGGGGGTACAGTCACGGGCTCCACAGTGGTTATAAGCAACCCCTCAAACGAGACTATCCATGTTAGAATGACTTACCAGGTGACCCCCCAGACGGATCTCCTCACTGTCGAGTTCTCAGAGAACGAGTTTATTCTTCAACCGGGGGAGCGCAAGGTTGTCTACGTTACCCTTAAAGCCGCTCCCAACTGCCCTCCCGGAAACTACACGGTCACCGTGGGCGGTGAGGAAATAAAGCAGGTGGGCAACGTCAGCGTGGCAACTCCATCGGGCGCCCTGAAGGCAACCGTTATCGTAACAGGAGAAGGTGCCAGAGTAACGATCACCACAGTTGATGTAACAGGCAACGTTGTTCCGGTTGATCTGGTTCTCCTTTCGATGCCCTCCAAGTACCCTATAAAGCGTACCGACACGGGAAAACTTGAGGCCATCGTTGCCCCTGGCAAATACCGCGCCGAGGCGTACCTCGCTGGCCAGCTTCTCAATGCAACCGAGTTTGAGATCGGTCCGAACGAGGAGAAGGAGGTTAGGCTTGTTGTTAAGACGGTTTACTTCGTGGCTTTCGATGTAGTCCCGGCGAAGAATTCCGAAGGGAGGATCGGTTATGCCTATGTGGTGGCGACCGTCAGAAACCTTTTCAAACCACTAAAAGACGCGGAGGTTGTTCTGAGAGTCAGCTACAACGGAAAACCTGTTGAAAATGTTAGTGTTTCTAAGATGCCGCTCCTTCCCCTCAATGACACGGAGTTCAAGTACAACTACGTCCCGATTGAGGGATGGAAACCTGGAAAATACGAGTTCCAGATGCTCCTGTACTCAAGCGGCAAGCTCTATGCGAAGACCGAAATAAAGACCCTGGAAGTTACCGCAGAGATGGCGGGGGTTAGTATGGGGCAAGCCAGTCCAAGCCAGGCGGAGGAGGAGAAAACTAACGTCTACCTCTACATCGGGCTTGGGGCGCTGATCTTGGTGGTGCTGGCGTTACTGGCCTTCAGAAAGAAGAGCCCAATCAAGGTCACCACTGCTGAGATAAGAGACGGAAAGCTCACCGTCAGAGTGGAGAACACCTCCAGCAGGGAGGCCATGCTATTGCGTCTCAGGATCCTCGCCCTGCCCAGCAAGGTGGAGATAACGGACATCAGGAAACCAAAGCTTGTGGGAGGAGGCAAGAAGCTTGCTGGAAAGTCCATCGGAACCATCGAGGTTCCGGACGACGACGGCTCAATACGGGACGCCATGGAAAGCGGCGGAATTCTTGTTCGGGTTGAGACCAACATCGGAGTGGGCGAAGCCAAGTTTAAGACTTAA